A single region of the Hippopotamus amphibius kiboko isolate mHipAmp2 chromosome 6, mHipAmp2.hap2, whole genome shotgun sequence genome encodes:
- the DPH3 gene encoding diphthamide biosynthesis protein 3 isoform X1, which yields MAVFHDEVEIEDFQYDEDSETYFYPCPCGDNFCITKEDLENGEDVATCPSCSLIIKVIYDKDQFTCGETVPAPSTSKELVKC from the exons ATGGCGGTGTTTCACGACGAGGTGGAGATCGAGGACTTCCAATATGACGAGGACTCGGAGACGTACTTCTACCCCTGCCCGTGTGGGGATAACTTCTGCATCACCAAG GAAGATTTGGAGAATGGGGAAGACGTGGCAACGTGTCCTAGCTGCTCTCTTATTATAAAAGTGATTTATGACAAA GATCAGTTTACATGTGGAGAGACAGTCCCAGCCCCTTCCACCAGCAAAGAACTAGTTAAATGCTGA
- the DPH3 gene encoding diphthamide biosynthesis protein 3 isoform X2 codes for MAVFHDEVEIEDFQYDEDSETYFYPCPCGDNFCITKDQFTCGETVPAPSTSKELVKC; via the exons ATGGCGGTGTTTCACGACGAGGTGGAGATCGAGGACTTCCAATATGACGAGGACTCGGAGACGTACTTCTACCCCTGCCCGTGTGGGGATAACTTCTGCATCACCAAG GATCAGTTTACATGTGGAGAGACAGTCCCAGCCCCTTCCACCAGCAAAGAACTAGTTAAATGCTGA